The DNA window CAAGAAGCTCGGCCTCGGCATCCGCACCGTCCAGCGGTACTGGCCCAAGAACACCACCACTGATCGCAAGGAGGACTGACCCCCGATGCCCGAGCAGATCGACCTGGACGAGCTGGAGCCGGTCGTCCCCGCGCCCCGCCCCGGCGAGCCCGACTACTACGAGCCCCGCGGCGAGCAGGTCGCCATCACGCCCGGCACCGACACCGGCAAGCCCGTCGACCTGCCCCGCACCTCCACGACGTTCGCCGACGTCAGCTCGCGGTACAGCGGGCCCCGCAAGCCCATCGTGCCGGCCACCCTGCGCTCCAAGGCGGGCCGGCACGCCATGGTGCAGTGGGCACTCGCCTTCGCCGGCTACACCCTCGCCTACCACGTCACCCGATCCCCGAAGTACCTGGCGAAGACCGCCGTCTTCGCACCCTGGGGGGCGCTGCGGCTGTCCGGCAAGGCCATCCACTGGACGTTCGACCTGGAAGGCTTCGGCATCCGGCAGGACGCCGCCAGCCGCAACAACGTACAGGACTACCTGGCCCTGTCCCGGCAGCGTGACCGGCGCGTGGGCGCCCGCGCCTGGCTGGCCGTGCCTGGGGTGCTGCTGCTGGTCGTGCTGGCGCTGCTGCTGGTGTTCGTCGCGCCGTGGTGGGCGCAGGCCCTCGCCGCGGCCGTCCTGGTGCCGCTGTTCGCGTACGCCGGGCAGCCAATCGACGCGCCGATCGTGGACCGGGTGTTCACCGCTGACAGGTTCGTCCGCCTCACCGCCACCCTGACCCGGCAGGCGATCCTGGCCTGCAACGTCAAGGGCATCAAAGAACCGAAGGACATCAAGTTCCTGTTCGACATCTCTCTCGCCGGCCCCGGCCACGAAGCTCTGGTGCTGCTGCCCGCCGGTGTGCTGGCCACCGACGTCATCGACGAGCGCGACCGCCTCGCCTCCGGGTTCCGGCTGCCGAAGACGCAGGTGTGGCCGGCCACCGTCCCTGGCGAGCACCCCGGCGTACTGTCCATCTGGATCGCCCAGAAGCCTGTGAGCAGCATGAAGGCCCCGGCCTGGCCGCTGCTGGAGAGCGGCACGTTCGACTACTTCACTGACAAGTTCGTCTACGGCCACGACGAGCGGATGCGGCCCGTCTACTACTCCCTGGCCGAGAAGAACTCCCTGTTCGGGGGCATCCCCGGTTCCGGGAAGACCCTTGCGGCGCGGCTGGTCATGCTCGCCGCCATCCTCGACCCGCTGGTCGTGCCGCTGGCGTTCGACCTGAAGGGCTCCGGTGACCTCGACTGCTTCGAGCCGCTGTGCCCGGACGGGCTGCACGGCTCCGGCGCCGACGAGGGCACCAAGGCCGCGGCGATGGCCGCCCTGGAGTGGCTGCTGACCGAGTGCGACGAGCGGGCGCCGCTGGTCCGCAAGTACGCAGCTCAGGGCATGAACACCGCCAACAAGGTCAACCGGCGGATGGCCGAGCACGACGCCCGGCTGCGCCCGCTGGTGGCGTTCTTCGACGAGATCCAGGAACTGATCACCGACCCGACCCACGGCAAGCGGGCGAAGTTCCTGCTCACGTCCATCGTCAAGCGTGACCGGGCGCTCGGCATCCACCTGATCCTCGCCTCGCAGCGCATCGACAAGGAGTCGATCCCGAAGGGCATCAGCAGCAACATGGCCCTGCGGACCTGCCTGGCGGTCACCTCGCACACCGAGGTGAACCTGGTCCTCGGCACCGGTGCGTACTCCGCCGGCGCCCGGCCCACCGAGTTCGAGACGGGCGACTCGACCGGCCCGAAGGACTCCGGGTGGGGCTACCACGCCGGTGACGGGCCGATCCGGCCGCGCCGGTCCAGCTTCGTCGACAACCCGGCGGCCGAGCGGGTCGTGCAACGGGCCCTGGAGATGCGCCAGGGTGACAAGCCGGTCGAGGTGCCGCGTATCGCGCTGCGGAACCTGCTCGCTGACGTCCGGCAGGTGTGGTTCGAGGGCGAGGAGGCGATCTGGTCGGAGCTGATCGTGCCGCGGTTGAAGCATCTCGACCGGGACGCGTACGGCGATCTGACCGTCGAGGTGTTCGGCGCGTGGATGGCTCGGGCCGGGGTGAAGACGGAGAGCATCAACCGGCGGATCGACTCCAGCTCGACCAAGCGGGCCACCCGGGCCGGCGTGAAACTGGCCGCCCTGGAGGCC is part of the Micromonospora sp. WMMD980 genome and encodes:
- a CDS encoding FtsK/SpoIIIE domain-containing protein, producing the protein MPEQIDLDELEPVVPAPRPGEPDYYEPRGEQVAITPGTDTGKPVDLPRTSTTFADVSSRYSGPRKPIVPATLRSKAGRHAMVQWALAFAGYTLAYHVTRSPKYLAKTAVFAPWGALRLSGKAIHWTFDLEGFGIRQDAASRNNVQDYLALSRQRDRRVGARAWLAVPGVLLLVVLALLLVFVAPWWAQALAAAVLVPLFAYAGQPIDAPIVDRVFTADRFVRLTATLTRQAILACNVKGIKEPKDIKFLFDISLAGPGHEALVLLPAGVLATDVIDERDRLASGFRLPKTQVWPATVPGEHPGVLSIWIAQKPVSSMKAPAWPLLESGTFDYFTDKFVYGHDERMRPVYYSLAEKNSLFGGIPGSGKTLAARLVMLAAILDPLVVPLAFDLKGSGDLDCFEPLCPDGLHGSGADEGTKAAAMAALEWLLTECDERAPLVRKYAAQGMNTANKVNRRMAEHDARLRPLVAFFDEIQELITDPTHGKRAKFLLTSIVKRDRALGIHLILASQRIDKESIPKGISSNMALRTCLAVTSHTEVNLVLGTGAYSAGARPTEFETGDSTGPKDSGWGYHAGDGPIRPRRSSFVDNPAAERVVQRALEMRQGDKPVEVPRIALRNLLADVRQVWFEGEEAIWSELIVPRLKHLDRDAYGDLTVEVFGAWMARAGVKTESINRRIDSSSTKRATRAGVKLAALEARIAEKTAETIASTDLAEVED